Proteins from a single region of Desulfovibrio sp. X2:
- a CDS encoding glycosyltransferase → MKTLPRVAHLIATNFYGGPERQIVAHALRIGQEGFAPLVVSFTEAGRDNGLLVAAKAEGVPCAGLSPRSAFHPGAITEIADLLRREGVGLLVAHGYKANIVGRLASRFARIPQISVSRGWTAENSRIRVYEMLDRKFLRLADHVVAVSEGQARKVAAAGVPGERLSVIHNGIDLDSYPPPRKGPGTAREGLGIPKDALLVATAGRLSPEKDQASLVAAAARIAAERDDVWFAVFGEGFLRPELERAVREAGLEGRFLLPGFRSDMREVMHEVDVFTLPSLTEGLPNVVLEAFACRKPVVATAVGGTPEVVRHGENGLLVAAGDGQGLTRAIRALAASPEERRSMGERGYETVRALFNYESQTAAYGRLYRRIMRPDATPAGMAG, encoded by the coding sequence GTGAAGACGCTGCCGCGCGTCGCCCATCTCATCGCCACGAACTTCTACGGCGGGCCGGAGCGGCAGATCGTGGCCCACGCCCTGCGCATCGGGCAGGAGGGCTTCGCTCCGCTGGTCGTCTCCTTCACCGAGGCCGGGCGCGACAACGGCCTGCTCGTTGCGGCGAAGGCCGAGGGAGTGCCCTGCGCCGGGCTCTCGCCCCGCTCGGCCTTCCACCCCGGCGCGATCACGGAGATCGCGGACCTGCTCAGGCGCGAGGGAGTGGGGCTGCTCGTGGCGCACGGCTACAAGGCCAACATCGTGGGCCGCCTGGCCTCCAGGTTCGCCAGGATCCCCCAGATTTCCGTCTCGCGGGGCTGGACCGCCGAGAACAGCAGGATCCGCGTCTACGAGATGCTCGACCGGAAGTTCCTGCGTCTGGCCGACCACGTGGTGGCCGTGTCCGAGGGGCAGGCCCGCAAGGTCGCGGCCGCGGGCGTGCCCGGCGAGAGGCTCTCGGTCATCCACAACGGCATCGACCTCGACTCCTACCCGCCGCCGCGCAAGGGCCCGGGCACGGCGCGCGAGGGCCTCGGCATCCCGAAGGACGCGCTGCTGGTGGCCACGGCAGGCAGGCTCAGCCCCGAGAAGGACCAGGCCTCCCTCGTGGCGGCAGCGGCCCGCATCGCGGCGGAGCGTGACGACGTGTGGTTCGCGGTCTTCGGCGAGGGCTTCCTCCGTCCCGAGCTCGAGCGGGCCGTGCGCGAGGCGGGCCTCGAAGGCCGCTTCCTGCTGCCGGGATTCCGCAGCGACATGCGCGAGGTGATGCACGAGGTGGACGTCTTCACCCTGCCGTCCCTGACCGAGGGGCTGCCCAACGTGGTGCTCGAGGCCTTCGCCTGCAGGAAGCCCGTGGTGGCCACGGCCGTGGGCGGCACGCCCGAGGTGGTGCGCCACGGCGAGAACGGCCTGCTGGTCGCGGCGGGCGACGGACAGGGACTGACCCGGGCCATCCGCGCCCTGGCCGCCTCGCCCGAGGAGCGGCGGAGCATGGGCGAGCGCGGCTACGAGACCGTGCGCGCGCTCTTCAACTACGAAAGCCAGACGGCGGCCTACGGCAGGCTCTACCGCAGGATCATGCGGCCGGACGCGACTCCGGCGGGCATGGCGGGGTGA
- a CDS encoding glycosyltransferase, which yields MSWLLALPLLFLSLAVAYLVLLALAGLMPRRAGPGERSAPALRFAVVIPAHNEEDSIGPTLESLAALDYPAALFEVVVVADNCTDDTAGAVRRVGVRCLERRDPLLRGKGYALRHAFDALLPEGFDAVVVVDADTVVERNFLRAMDVRLQAGQRAVQSRNAVANPDDTPLTFVLAVGNAIENDLLLRGREVLGLPSLLRGTGMCLAANVLRAHPWEAHSVTEDTEYALDLLRAGVVTHYAGETEVRARAAQTFEQASTQRVRWASGNSRLTRMSGFALMAEGLRRRDFGLADMGWCLFVRSKAMLLLLAVLLSALALLFGSQVAWALGAAGCLVLYLLSGVAALGLTGRRLRLALTALFSIAWLLGISALGLARSRQSEWVRTKRSVNR from the coding sequence GTGAGCTGGCTGCTGGCACTCCCGCTGCTCTTCCTGAGCCTGGCCGTGGCCTACCTCGTGCTCCTGGCCCTGGCCGGGCTCATGCCCCGTCGCGCCGGGCCGGGGGAACGATCCGCACCTGCCCTGCGCTTCGCCGTGGTCATCCCGGCGCACAACGAAGAGGATTCCATCGGCCCGACGCTCGAGAGCCTCGCGGCCCTGGACTATCCCGCCGCGCTTTTCGAGGTCGTTGTGGTGGCCGACAACTGCACGGACGACACCGCAGGCGCGGTTCGGCGGGTGGGCGTGCGCTGCCTCGAGCGCCGCGATCCATTGCTCCGCGGCAAGGGCTACGCCCTGCGCCATGCCTTCGACGCGCTGCTGCCCGAGGGCTTCGACGCGGTGGTCGTGGTGGACGCGGACACCGTGGTGGAGAGGAACTTCCTGCGTGCCATGGACGTCCGCCTGCAGGCCGGGCAGCGCGCGGTGCAGTCGCGCAACGCCGTGGCCAACCCGGACGACACGCCGCTGACCTTCGTGCTGGCCGTGGGCAACGCCATCGAGAACGACCTCCTCCTGCGCGGCCGCGAAGTCCTGGGCCTGCCCTCGCTCCTGCGCGGCACGGGCATGTGCCTGGCCGCGAACGTGCTCAGGGCGCACCCCTGGGAGGCCCACTCCGTGACCGAGGACACCGAGTACGCCCTGGACCTTCTGCGCGCGGGCGTGGTCACGCACTACGCGGGCGAGACCGAGGTCCGGGCCCGGGCCGCGCAGACCTTCGAGCAGGCCTCCACGCAGCGCGTGCGCTGGGCCTCGGGCAACAGCCGCCTGACGCGCATGAGCGGCTTCGCGCTCATGGCCGAGGGGCTCAGGCGCCGCGACTTCGGGCTCGCCGACATGGGCTGGTGCCTGTTCGTGCGCAGCAAGGCCATGCTCCTGCTGCTCGCCGTGCTCCTCTCGGCCCTGGCTCTGCTCTTCGGCAGCCAGGTCGCCTGGGCGCTCGGCGCCGCGGGCTGCCTGGTCCTCTACCTGCTCTCGGGCGTCGCGGCGCTCGGGCTCACGGGCCGCAGGCTTCGGCTGGCCCTGACCGCTCTCTTCTCCATCGCCTGGCTGCTCGGCATCTCGGCCCTCGGGCTCGCGCGCTCCAGGCAGTCCGAATGGGTGCGCACCAAACGGAGCGTGAACCGATGA
- a CDS encoding phenylacetate--CoA ligase family protein → MRGARPGPEATAFPDGTNAGGLYAPVVRAAVAPLWAAWEKSPYLRHLARFKRTQHRPLSEVRADQFARLKILLDHAYSHTRFYRERMDAAGLRPGDVRGWEDLLRLPVLTKDDIRAHKDGMVADDIPKDQLRAKKTSGSTGVSLSFYVDEDSMQWKRGCAMRHDEWTGWRLGERVGAVWGNPEYKKSWRGYLRNFLLERFTYLDTLRMDDAAMLDFYRAVLRDRPTLLFGHAHSLYLFARFLHERGLSGVRPKGIISTAMVLHDFERALVEEVFGCPVTNRYGCEEVSLIACECREHNGLHVNMDTLVVECLCDGRPAAPGETGALVLTDLTNYGMPFIRYLVGDTARMSERACPCGCTYPLIESLEGRIADYVRTPEGEFVSGISLTENFAMVLDGVKQLQIVQDAVDHLLFRVVRGEGEYAGLAQDIARLVRERFGEGMRHDIEYVPSIQSESSGKYRFCVSKLPPDQLWGAGGRAHAGEVRA, encoded by the coding sequence ATGCGCGGCGCACGGCCGGGACCCGAGGCCACGGCCTTCCCCGACGGGACCAACGCCGGGGGGCTCTACGCGCCCGTGGTGCGCGCCGCGGTGGCCCCGCTGTGGGCCGCCTGGGAGAAGAGCCCCTACCTGCGCCACCTGGCGCGCTTCAAGCGCACGCAGCACAGGCCGCTTTCCGAGGTGCGCGCGGACCAGTTCGCGCGCCTGAAGATCCTGCTCGACCACGCCTACAGCCACACCCGCTTCTACCGCGAGCGCATGGACGCGGCCGGGCTCAGGCCAGGCGACGTGCGCGGCTGGGAGGACCTCCTCCGCCTGCCCGTGCTGACCAAGGACGACATCAGGGCGCACAAGGACGGGATGGTCGCGGACGACATTCCGAAAGATCAGCTCCGCGCCAAGAAGACCTCCGGCTCCACGGGCGTCTCGCTCTCCTTCTACGTGGACGAGGACAGCATGCAGTGGAAGCGCGGCTGCGCCATGCGCCACGACGAATGGACCGGCTGGCGCCTGGGCGAGCGCGTGGGCGCGGTCTGGGGCAACCCGGAGTACAAGAAGTCCTGGCGCGGCTATCTGCGCAACTTCCTGCTCGAGCGCTTCACCTATCTCGACACGCTGCGCATGGACGACGCGGCCATGCTCGACTTCTACCGCGCCGTCCTGCGCGACAGGCCCACGCTGCTCTTCGGCCACGCCCACTCCCTCTACCTCTTCGCCCGTTTCCTGCACGAGCGGGGACTGTCCGGGGTGCGGCCCAAGGGCATCATCTCCACGGCCATGGTCCTGCACGACTTCGAGCGCGCGCTGGTGGAGGAGGTCTTCGGCTGTCCGGTGACCAACCGCTACGGCTGCGAGGAGGTGAGCCTGATCGCCTGCGAGTGCCGCGAGCACAACGGGCTTCACGTGAACATGGACACCCTGGTCGTGGAGTGCCTGTGCGACGGCAGGCCCGCCGCGCCCGGCGAGACCGGGGCCCTGGTGCTCACGGACCTGACCAACTACGGCATGCCCTTTATCCGCTATCTGGTGGGCGACACCGCGCGCATGTCCGAGCGTGCCTGCCCCTGCGGCTGCACCTACCCGCTCATCGAGTCGCTCGAGGGCCGCATCGCGGACTACGTGCGCACGCCCGAGGGCGAGTTCGTCTCCGGAATCTCGCTGACCGAGAACTTCGCCATGGTGCTCGACGGCGTGAAGCAGCTGCAGATCGTGCAGGACGCCGTGGACCATCTGCTCTTCCGCGTGGTCAGGGGAGAGGGGGAGTACGCCGGGCTCGCGCAGGACATCGCCCGCCTGGTGCGCGAGCGCTTCGGCGAGGGCATGCGCCACGACATCGAGTACGTTCCTTCCATCCAGTCCGAAAGCTCGGGCAAGTACCGCTTCTGCGTATCCAAGCTCCCGCCCGACCAGCTTTGGGGCGCGGGGGGCAGGGCGCACGCGGGCGAGGTGCGCGCGTGA